The following coding sequences lie in one Silurus meridionalis isolate SWU-2019-XX chromosome 19, ASM1480568v1, whole genome shotgun sequence genomic window:
- the LOC124402170 gene encoding galanin receptor type 1: protein MEIFLKENTTGQGDGKNISGPTDIERVLVPIFDTFILVTGTVGHILVIIIILRTMRKARGTSNGNANGTDILLLSLSLADILLLSCVPYHTVAIATRHWPFGSFMCKAVSFLGAACTAASAFTLATLASSRYVIVVHAARAYRWRRSGGIKLIAGVLWVPAIVLAIPQLTWRTLMSGTELRYTRQDLICFNFLSDSDQVAYGVCHFLFAFLLPLVVIMLAYGRIYHFLYTTRRNRDTNQTERLEQYQTQVTHTSVLLVLAFVLCWLPSYGLMLVQLGYQSTVTGPLPRFGPFATFARIMATSSTVVNPVLYVFMSQKFRKELKELVGKRLC, encoded by the coding sequence ATGGAGATCTTTCTTAAGGAAAACACCACAGGACAAGGAGATGGGAAGAACATTTCAGGACCCACTGATATCGAGCGAGTCCTGGTTCCCATATTTGACACCTTCATCCTGGTGACAGGAACGGTGGGACACATTctggtcatcatcatcatcttgcGAACGATGAGAAAAGCACGTGGAACGAGCAACGGTAACGCGAACGGTACGGATATTCTCCTTCTGAGTTTGAGCTTGGCGGATATTCTCCTTCTGTCCTGCGTACCCTATCACACTGTCGCCATAGCGACCCGCCACTGGCCATTTGGAAGCTTCATGTGCAAAGCAGTGAGTTTTCTGGGAGCAGCGTGTACCGCTGCTAGCGCCTTCACGCTAGCCACTCTGGCGTCCAGTCGCTATGTTATCGTGGTTCACGCAGCCAGAGCATACCGCTGGCGCAGGAGCGGGGGGATCAAACTCATCGCCGGAGTTCTGTGGGTTCCGGCGATCGTCTTAGCGATTCCTCAGCTCACCTGGAGGACGCTCATGTCTGGGACAGAACTGCGCTACACCAGGCAGGATTTAATTTGTTTCAACTTCCTGTCTGACTCGGATCAGGTAGCGTATGGAGTCTGCCACTTTTTGTTCGCCTTTCTGCTTCCTCTGGTAGTCATCATGCTCGCTTACGGCCGGATCTATCACTTTCTGTACACGACCAGACGGAACCGTGACACAAACCAGACGGAGCGCTTAGAACAATACCAGACACAAGTGACCCACACGTCGGTTCTGCTGGTCTTGGCGTTCGTTCTGTGCTGGCTGCCATCCTATGGACTAATGCTGGTCCAGCTCGGGTACCAATCCACTGTGACTGGGCCTCTGCCAAGATTCGGACCTTTTGCCACCTTTGCCCGCATCATGGCCACATCCTCGACCGTCGTAAACCCCGTCCTGTACGTCTTCATGTCGCAGAAATTCAGGAAGGAACTTAAGGAACTTGTGGGGAAACGGTTGTGTTAG